The Niastella koreensis GR20-10 genome includes a window with the following:
- a CDS encoding DoxX-like family protein: MTPNKVLNFLIAAVWLANGLFCKVLNVVPRHQQIVASILGSDHAVLFTKMIGSAEIAMAVWIISGYKARVNVIIQVIVIGAMNMMEFFLVPDLLLWGRFNLLFAFLFILLIVYNEYYLKPKPAHQN; this comes from the coding sequence ATGACCCCGAACAAAGTCCTCAACTTCCTCATTGCCGCCGTATGGCTGGCCAATGGCCTGTTTTGTAAAGTATTGAATGTAGTGCCCCGTCATCAACAGATTGTTGCCAGCATCCTGGGAAGTGATCATGCCGTACTGTTCACAAAGATGATCGGTTCTGCAGAGATCGCCATGGCGGTTTGGATTATAAGCGGCTATAAGGCAAGAGTAAATGTAATTATACAGGTAATAGTTATTGGCGCCATGAATATGATGGAATTTTTCCTGGTGCCTGACTTGCTTTTATGGGGGAGATTTAATTTATTGTTTGCGTTTCTGTTCATCCTGTTGATCGTATACAACGAGTATTATCTAAAACCCAAACCAGCCCATCAGAACTGA
- a CDS encoding DUF2071 domain-containing protein, translated as MLSFLKDHPFAVEAFFDSSHVFTFAVPKEQITHLIPECLQLDTHQDKWAFIAVAMVQTKALRPKGFPKIMGNDFFLIGYRVFVRYTNQVGKNLRGLYILKSETDKMKMEFLGNMFTHYQYTTTDITQSRSNDLLTISSKKSGFSVRIDDKINETIALPAGSPFTDWKEARRFAGPLPFTFTYKKEKRAMLIIEGVREHWKPEPVKVLDCNFSFIDNLKLPGAVLANAFVIRNIPYYWKKGKTELWK; from the coding sequence ATGCTATCCTTTTTAAAAGACCATCCCTTTGCTGTTGAAGCATTTTTCGACAGTTCCCATGTGTTCACCTTTGCTGTTCCCAAAGAACAAATAACCCACCTGATACCGGAGTGTTTGCAGCTGGACACGCACCAGGACAAATGGGCTTTTATTGCAGTGGCCATGGTGCAAACAAAAGCGTTGCGGCCAAAAGGGTTTCCAAAAATAATGGGTAACGATTTCTTCCTGATCGGGTACCGGGTTTTTGTACGGTATACCAACCAGGTGGGTAAGAACCTGCGAGGATTGTATATTCTTAAATCGGAAACCGATAAAATGAAGATGGAGTTCCTGGGAAATATGTTCACCCATTACCAATACACCACCACCGATATCACACAAAGCAGGAGTAATGATCTGCTCACGATCTCATCCAAAAAATCGGGCTTCAGCGTTCGTATAGATGACAAAATAAACGAAACTATAGCGTTGCCCGCCGGTTCTCCATTTACCGATTGGAAAGAAGCCCGGCGCTTTGCAGGGCCTTTACCATTTACGTTTACCTATAAGAAAGAAAAACGTGCCATGCTGATTATTGAAGGCGTACGGGAGCACTGGAAACCCGAGCCGGTAAAAGTGCTTGATTGTAATTTTTCATTCATCGATAATTTGAAACTACCCGGAGCTGTGTTGGCCAATGCCTTTGTGATCCGGAATATTCCCTATTACTGGAAAAAAGGAAAGACTGAACTATGGAAATAA
- a CDS encoding class I SAM-dependent methyltransferase, translating to MEIKRRQFQGVLNILSFNRHFYVFGVGTLLLLFASRLVFAWSNLVFVIIIIGFLYGLIMPLIVSAWVYDFSGYYDFEWLKKQVPERENINQLVNINAGFDETSFIIERLFPHAHLQVFDFYNAQQHTEPAIVRARKVSLVYPNTQTIASNAIPVKDASVDLVFLLSAAHEIRSHEEKVQFLKECHRICKPGGKVIMVEHLRNFPNFLAFSVGFTHFFSRSTWKNAFERAGFTTFQQTPFTPFMAVFTCNP from the coding sequence ATGGAAATAAAGCGACGACAATTTCAGGGCGTGCTGAACATCCTTAGCTTTAACCGGCATTTTTATGTGTTCGGTGTGGGCACTTTATTGTTATTATTCGCAAGCCGGCTGGTGTTTGCATGGTCTAACCTGGTTTTTGTTATTATCATTATTGGTTTCCTGTATGGGTTGATAATGCCCCTGATCGTCTCCGCATGGGTGTATGATTTTTCCGGTTATTACGACTTTGAATGGTTGAAAAAACAGGTGCCTGAAAGGGAGAATATAAACCAGCTCGTAAATATCAATGCCGGCTTTGATGAAACCAGTTTTATTATAGAACGCCTGTTTCCCCATGCACATTTACAGGTATTTGATTTTTACAACGCACAACAACATACGGAGCCCGCTATTGTGCGGGCGCGTAAAGTAAGCCTGGTGTATCCAAATACTCAAACCATTGCCTCCAACGCCATCCCGGTGAAAGATGCATCGGTAGATCTTGTTTTCCTTTTATCGGCCGCGCATGAGATCCGTTCACATGAAGAGAAAGTTCAGTTCTTAAAAGAATGTCATAGAATTTGTAAGCCCGGTGGAAAAGTGATTATGGTAGAACACCTGCGCAACTTCCCTAATTTCCTCGCGTTCTCGGTAGGCTTCACCCATTTCTTTTCGCGTTCAACCTGGAAGAACGCGTTTGAGCGCGCAGGCTTTACTACCTTTCAGCAAACCCCGTTCACGCCATTTATGGCTGTTTTCACCTGTAACCCTTAA
- a CDS encoding SDR family oxidoreductase yields MNTIFITGASTGLGKATAKLFAARGWQVIATMRNPSVEKELNTIKNITLLPLDVTNPAQIKETTQKAIAMGPIDVVFNNAGYGLMGPLEAMTDEQVTKQINTNLLGVIRVTQAFIPYFREKQSGLFITTTSIGGFITYPFSSMYHATKWALEGWSESLAFELKKIGVGIKTVAPGSIKTDFLNRSAEYSAHPSYNKWVDQLFSKLDPSRSTPAEQIAEVVYEAATDGKDQLRYVAGEDAKAKYAERFKIGDEAFRKNLEQLFFAE; encoded by the coding sequence ATGAACACAATCTTTATTACAGGCGCATCAACCGGCCTGGGCAAAGCAACCGCCAAATTATTTGCAGCACGGGGCTGGCAGGTAATCGCCACCATGCGCAATCCTTCGGTTGAAAAAGAATTGAATACAATCAAGAACATTACTTTATTACCGTTGGATGTTACCAATCCGGCCCAAATAAAAGAAACCACGCAAAAGGCCATTGCCATGGGCCCTATAGATGTAGTATTCAACAATGCGGGGTATGGGTTGATGGGCCCATTGGAGGCTATGACCGATGAGCAGGTAACAAAACAAATAAACACCAACCTGTTAGGCGTTATCAGGGTTACCCAGGCATTCATTCCTTATTTCCGCGAAAAGCAAAGCGGTCTTTTTATCACCACCACTTCAATAGGCGGATTTATTACTTACCCCTTCAGTTCTATGTACCATGCCACCAAATGGGCGCTGGAAGGCTGGAGTGAAAGCCTTGCTTTTGAATTGAAAAAGATAGGCGTGGGTATAAAAACAGTAGCGCCCGGTTCTATCAAAACCGATTTCTTAAATCGCTCTGCTGAGTACAGCGCGCATCCATCGTACAACAAATGGGTTGACCAGTTATTCTCAAAACTCGATCCCAGCCGGTCTACACCTGCCGAACAAATTGCTGAAGTGGTATATGAAGCCGCAACAGATGGTAAGGATCAGTTACGATACGTGGCTGGTGAGGATGCAAAAGCCAAGTATGCCGAACGGTTTAAAATTGGCGATGAGGCGTTTAGGAAGAACCTGGAGCAACTCTTTTTTGCTGAATAA
- a CDS encoding AraC family transcriptional regulator, producing the protein MKKEENSPQQFDSISGLHRVLGLPKPLHPLVSLIDNTNIKVEKEKLPPAFLFDFYKISYKEKLQGRLKYGQSYYDFEEGSLVFTAPGQVLAIADDTEYKGKTLLFHPDFIRNYPLGQQIKKYGFFSYAIHEALHLSEKEQEVILGIFRNMNSELHANIDDFSQDIIVSQIELLLNYSNRFYKRQFLTRKAVNNDLLAKLDDLLNDYFNDQTALMKGLPSVQDLAAQLHVSPGYLSDMLRSLTGQSTQQHIHNKVIEKAKEILSQSNLSVAEIAYQLGFERPQSFNKLFKQKTKLSPLEYRKSFN; encoded by the coding sequence GTGAAAAAAGAAGAGAACAGTCCGCAGCAGTTTGATTCTATCTCTGGCCTGCACCGGGTGCTGGGGTTGCCAAAACCCTTGCACCCGCTGGTAAGCCTGATAGACAATACCAACATAAAAGTGGAGAAGGAAAAGCTGCCGCCCGCATTCCTGTTTGATTTCTATAAGATCTCGTATAAAGAAAAGTTGCAGGGGCGATTGAAGTACGGACAAAGCTATTATGATTTTGAAGAAGGCAGCCTGGTGTTTACTGCCCCCGGTCAGGTGCTGGCCATTGCCGACGATACCGAATACAAAGGCAAGACCCTGCTCTTCCATCCCGATTTTATCCGGAATTATCCATTAGGGCAGCAGATCAAAAAATATGGTTTCTTTTCCTATGCTATTCATGAAGCGTTGCATTTGTCGGAGAAGGAGCAGGAAGTGATCCTCGGCATCTTCCGGAATATGAATAGTGAGCTGCATGCCAACATAGACGATTTCAGCCAGGATATCATTGTCTCCCAAATTGAGTTGTTGTTAAACTACAGCAATCGTTTTTACAAGCGTCAGTTTTTAACGCGCAAAGCCGTGAACAACGATCTGCTGGCAAAGCTCGATGACCTGTTGAATGATTACTTCAATGACCAAACCGCTTTGATGAAAGGCTTGCCTTCGGTGCAGGACCTGGCTGCGCAATTACATGTATCGCCCGGTTATTTAAGCGATATGCTTCGCTCACTCACCGGGCAAAGTACCCAGCAGCACATTCACAATAAAGTAATTGAAAAGGCCAAGGAGATCCTGAGCCAAAGTAATTTATCGGTGGCCGAGATTGCCTATCAATTGGGGTTTGAACGCCCGCAATCGTTTAATAAACTCTTTAAACAAAAAACGAAGCTGTCGCCGTTGGAGTACAGGAAGTCATTCAACTAA
- a CDS encoding carboxypeptidase-like regulatory domain-containing protein has product MKNAKMSMAAIAFAAAGLFAFNAVRVGSVKGTVNPADAAVRAWALSSTDTLKSEINKGTFEITGAKPGTYRIIIEAKPPYKNAAKDGVTVTDGQPTDIGEIKLEQ; this is encoded by the coding sequence ATGAAAAATGCCAAGATGAGTATGGCAGCTATCGCTTTCGCTGCCGCCGGATTATTTGCTTTCAATGCTGTTAGAGTAGGTTCTGTAAAAGGAACAGTGAATCCGGCAGACGCTGCTGTAAGAGCATGGGCACTGTCGTCTACCGACACATTAAAATCAGAGATCAATAAGGGTACATTTGAGATCACAGGCGCCAAACCAGGCACTTACCGCATTATTATTGAAGCCAAGCCACCTTACAAAAATGCCGCAAAAGATGGTGTAACTGTAACTGATGGTCAGCCTACTGATATCGGCGAAATTAAACTGGAGCAATAG
- a CDS encoding M43 family zinc metalloprotease, with translation MIGSMAAVLAQERCGSMPLMESTFKRNPTLQSAFQLQTQTIREAFLKRKAQAQVLRVEGTTIYIPVVFHIVLQNPNQVTDAQVQAQLDRLNTDYAGLNGDSTLIPAWFKPFFSKPNIQFKLAQRNANDETSDGIDRVTTSISSFTIDDNRLKYTSQGGADAWDHNRFFNVWITQLGNQYLGYSTFPNSSPAAEDGVAIQYTTLPGNPGVYGKGRTLTHETGHFFYLYHIWGDENGCAGTDFIDDTPNQGTWTSGCLRDTVHTDACSPVAPGIMYQNFMDYTDDACMVMFTLDQKTRMETTINMYRPTLLTSNGADPVVTYNLDAAAKSINVPLQRVCSPTFSPVITLRNTGFTTLTALTIKATLDNGTVTTTNWTGSLASLKETNVTLTAVTVPGEGTHTLNVNISSPNGNTDENSANDNLTLAFQYYQALTPPYKESFESSTFPPVRWDMVNPDKNMTWERTTAAAKTGNASAVIRNYDYKANGQKDYLRLPMMNITSGDSAFMTFQVAAAAYSDTGKANNPFDTLEVLVSKDCGATFTSLYRKGGKDLLTVLKADTLAYVPKSTEWRKDSVNLTPYINAGQILLAFVNTNEHENNVYLDDVNVYTYTASDILKAKGFMITPNPTTSRFTIQFYPYPTFVKGINVFNSQGQQVASQRLNAAGSSGYTFDLTGMASGVYMVQIVLGDGVITRKVIKQ, from the coding sequence ATGATTGGAAGCATGGCGGCCGTACTGGCCCAGGAAAGATGCGGTTCAATGCCCCTGATGGAAAGTACCTTTAAACGGAATCCAACCCTGCAATCGGCTTTTCAGCTCCAAACCCAAACCATCCGGGAAGCTTTTCTGAAACGAAAAGCCCAGGCGCAGGTGTTGCGGGTAGAAGGCACTACTATTTATATACCGGTTGTATTTCATATTGTATTGCAGAACCCCAACCAGGTTACCGATGCGCAGGTGCAAGCCCAGCTGGACAGGTTAAATACTGACTATGCGGGGCTGAACGGCGATTCCACACTTATTCCGGCCTGGTTCAAACCTTTCTTTTCCAAACCCAATATCCAGTTCAAGCTGGCCCAGCGAAACGCCAACGATGAAACTTCCGATGGAATCGATCGCGTTACTACAAGCATATCGAGTTTTACTATAGATGATAACCGGCTTAAGTATACTTCCCAGGGCGGCGCCGATGCCTGGGACCATAACCGGTTCTTTAACGTGTGGATCACCCAACTGGGAAATCAATACCTGGGCTATTCCACTTTTCCTAATAGCAGCCCGGCCGCGGAAGATGGCGTGGCTATCCAGTATACCACCTTGCCGGGCAATCCCGGGGTATATGGTAAGGGCCGTACGCTCACCCACGAAACAGGCCATTTCTTTTACCTGTACCACATCTGGGGCGACGAAAATGGTTGTGCCGGTACTGACTTCATAGACGATACACCCAACCAGGGAACCTGGACCTCAGGCTGCCTGCGCGACACCGTACATACTGATGCCTGCAGCCCGGTTGCGCCGGGGATTATGTACCAGAATTTTATGGATTATACAGATGATGCGTGTATGGTGATGTTCACCCTCGATCAGAAAACACGCATGGAAACAACTATAAATATGTACCGGCCTACGCTACTTACCTCCAACGGTGCTGATCCTGTTGTAACCTATAACCTGGATGCGGCCGCTAAAAGTATTAACGTACCATTGCAACGTGTTTGCAGCCCTACGTTTTCACCGGTTATTACCTTGCGGAACACAGGCTTTACCACATTAACCGCGCTTACCATTAAGGCAACACTCGATAACGGCACTGTTACAACCACCAATTGGACGGGCTCGCTGGCTTCTTTAAAAGAAACCAATGTAACCCTTACAGCGGTAACCGTCCCGGGAGAAGGCACGCATACCCTGAATGTAAACATCTCATCGCCCAATGGCAATACCGATGAAAACAGTGCGAACGACAATCTTACTTTGGCATTCCAGTATTACCAGGCGTTAACACCGCCTTATAAAGAAAGCTTTGAGAGTTCCACCTTCCCGCCGGTACGCTGGGATATGGTGAATCCCGATAAGAATATGACCTGGGAAAGAACAACGGCAGCCGCCAAAACCGGTAATGCCTCAGCAGTAATCCGCAACTACGATTATAAGGCCAATGGTCAGAAGGATTATCTCCGCCTGCCAATGATGAATATTACTTCGGGCGATTCTGCCTTCATGACCTTCCAGGTAGCGGCAGCAGCGTATTCCGACACCGGCAAAGCGAATAACCCGTTCGATACGCTGGAAGTACTGGTGAGCAAAGATTGTGGCGCTACCTTCACCAGTTTGTACAGGAAAGGAGGCAAGGATCTGCTCACCGTATTAAAAGCAGATACATTGGCGTATGTGCCAAAGTCAACCGAATGGCGAAAAGATTCGGTGAACCTCACGCCGTACATCAACGCCGGACAAATATTACTGGCCTTCGTCAATACCAATGAGCATGAGAATAATGTGTATCTCGATGATGTTAATGTGTACACGTATACGGCAAGTGATATCCTGAAAGCAAAAGGGTTTATGATAACGCCAAACCCTACCACCAGCAGGTTTACAATACAATTTTATCCTTACCCAACCTTTGTAAAGGGAATAAACGTATTTAATAGTCAGGGGCAGCAAGTGGCTTCGCAGCGGCTGAATGCAGCCGGCAGCAGCGGGTATACGTTCGATTTAACCGGCATGGCCAGTGGCGTATACATGGTGCAGATAGTGCTCGGCGATGGCGTAATCACCCGCAAGGTGATCAAACAATAG
- a CDS encoding ATP-binding cassette domain-containing protein, translated as MSLALAQLTDVSVTINNIDILKNINLTILPGEQWAIIGKSGSGKTTLAQALTGRAFHSGTVSFHLPNHTHANRILLIEQQHHFKNRSNTSDFYYQQRYNSSDSEDAMTVQEELQPFTDSQPATNWIEQLHLTHVLPEPLIQLSNGENKRLQLAKALFLDPALLIMDNPFIGLDVEGRQSLHRILDTIVASGISIILITPPQELPGCITHVAVLENGQLVSAGKKSAIQLQQAAVAPPLPAAIIQKLKAAGESNHFTTVVKMVNVTIKYGERTILQNINWEVKKGECWSISGPNGAGKSTLLSLVTADNPQAYANELYLFDQRRGSGESIWDIKRRIGFVSPELHLYFDRGTSCFDVIASGLFDTIGLFRQISTAQQEQVQNSIQLLQLQSLQRRPLFQLSLGQQRMVLLARALVKNPPLLILDEPTQGLDDEQISYFKTLVNQLCETFHTTLLYVTHYTKDMPSCITNAVLLENGNMTLKRQAESLKPKA; from the coding sequence ATGAGTTTAGCACTGGCCCAACTAACCGATGTTTCGGTGACCATTAACAATATTGATATCTTAAAAAATATCAATCTTACCATTCTGCCCGGCGAACAATGGGCGATTATTGGCAAATCGGGCAGCGGTAAAACCACCCTGGCCCAGGCCCTTACAGGAAGGGCATTTCATAGTGGCACAGTATCGTTTCACCTGCCCAATCACACCCACGCCAACCGTATTTTGCTTATTGAACAGCAACATCACTTTAAAAACCGGTCCAATACCAGCGATTTTTATTACCAGCAACGCTATAATTCCTCCGATTCGGAGGATGCCATGACCGTGCAGGAGGAGCTGCAGCCTTTTACCGACAGCCAGCCCGCCACCAACTGGATCGAGCAGCTGCACCTTACCCATGTGTTGCCCGAGCCGCTGATCCAGCTTTCGAACGGGGAAAACAAACGGCTGCAACTGGCCAAAGCCCTGTTTCTTGACCCGGCCCTGCTGATTATGGATAACCCCTTTATTGGGCTGGATGTGGAAGGCCGCCAAAGCCTGCATCGCATCCTGGATACTATTGTGGCCAGCGGTATTTCCATTATTCTCATCACGCCACCGCAGGAACTGCCCGGTTGCATTACGCATGTGGCGGTGCTGGAAAATGGCCAATTGGTTTCGGCGGGTAAAAAATCGGCCATTCAACTGCAACAAGCCGCAGTGGCGCCTCCCCTGCCTGCTGCAATTATTCAAAAACTGAAAGCTGCCGGCGAGAGCAATCATTTTACCACTGTCGTGAAAATGGTAAACGTGACCATCAAGTATGGCGAAAGAACCATTCTTCAAAACATAAACTGGGAAGTTAAAAAGGGGGAATGCTGGAGTATTTCGGGCCCGAACGGCGCAGGCAAAAGCACCCTGCTGAGCCTGGTAACGGCCGATAACCCACAGGCTTATGCCAACGAGCTGTACCTGTTCGATCAACGGCGCGGCAGCGGGGAAAGCATCTGGGACATTAAACGGCGGATAGGATTTGTGTCGCCCGAGCTGCACCTGTACTTCGATCGCGGCACTTCCTGCTTTGATGTAATTGCTTCGGGATTGTTTGACACCATCGGGTTGTTCAGACAGATCTCAACGGCGCAACAGGAGCAGGTACAAAACTCGATCCAGCTGCTGCAATTGCAATCCCTGCAACGCCGGCCGCTTTTTCAATTATCCTTGGGTCAGCAACGCATGGTACTGCTGGCGAGAGCATTGGTAAAGAACCCGCCCTTGCTGATCCTGGATGAACCTACCCAGGGCCTGGACGATGAACAGATCAGTTATTTTAAAACCCTGGTGAACCAGCTGTGTGAAACGTTCCATACTACCCTGCTGTATGTGACGCATTATACTAAGGACATGCCCAGTTGTATTACCAATGCCGTATTACTAGAAAATGGAAATATGACTTTAAAAAGGCAAGCTGAAAGCCTTAAGCCGAAAGCCTAA